The Pseudodesulfovibrio cashew genomic sequence GGCCCGTTTGAGCAGCAGGCTGTCCCCGAGAATGAAGGCCACCTCGCCCCTGTCGAGCAGGTGATAGGCGGAACTGAGATCGTAGACCAGCAGCGGGTCGACTTCCACCGGCAGGAAGCGGACGAGACCAAAACCATTGAGATAGGCGACCTTCTGCCCGGCCAGGGACGTGGCGTCCTTGAAGGGCGTGCACCGCCTGTAGGCTGCGGCCAGATCGTAGGAGATCAGGGGCACCCGGGCGGGAAGCGCGCCCCCGCCGTCGGCCCGGACGTCCAGGGCGCAGTCGACCCCGCCGCTCTTCACCGCCTCCAGAGCGCGGGCATAGGGCATGGGCCGATGGTCCAGGTCCACGTGCGCACCCTCGAAGACTTCCTTGAGGATATCCGTCAGCAAGCCGGTCCGCCCCGGCATGACGGCATGCCCGAGATACGGCATGCCGAAGACGCAGGTCTCGCGCCCCACCAACCGATCCTGTCCCCGGGCCGGAGCAGGCGCGGCGACCAGTGTCATAAGAAGAATGAGAAAGAGAGAACGCAGCATGTTTGGAGTATCCGGCAAAAGTCCGGGGAATTCAAGCCCGCCTGGGGCCCCCTTGACGAGGCCCCAGGCGGGGAGCTGCGGCGCAGGAGGAGTGGAGGGCATCCCTGCCGAAGATACTCGCCTATGCCCTGAAGAAGCAGCCTTCCCGAAGCTCGCCTACCGCCCTCCGGCCAACCGTCGCCAGCAGTCGCGTCCCCACGCAGCCTTTGCAAAACGATGAGACATGCGACTTCACCCACCGTCACCGGCAACATACCAGCCGTTTAGCTATCGCGAGCTTCATTTGACCTCTACTGTTACCGAATAGGGGCTATCTTGCGCAAAGGAGCCCTCACCCTGCATTCCTCCGCTCATGACCGTAATGCCATACGGAGAGGCTGTATACCTGCCCTGACCAAGCATCTTGCCCAAGGGAGCATGCTTTGCATTGGTCACCCCATAATCCAAAAGAGCGGCCTTGAACGTCCCATCATCATTAGTCTCCCCGGTCGCCGCAATCTCCCCTGAGAGGTTCTTGATAGTAACCGATGCATGGGCCAGAGGCGCTCCATTGCTAACGGCATGCACGATGTGAGTCGTCATGAAGCGGACGTCCCGTAATTTACCGCCATCTAGCTGCATGTTGATGCTTTCGCGCGACGCGCCGTCCTTCATCACATTATCCGTGAAGACTCCTGTGGCAACGAAATACTTGGCATCCGAACGAATCGTCCTGTATCCGGGGAACTCCTTCAGCCGGATGAACTCGTTGCCGGAGAACTCGGGATAGCCTTCAGAGGAACCATAAGAATCGGCGAGAAGAACATTGGCCCAAGAACTCGACATAGTGTTATGCTCAAAACGAAGACCCGAGGACTTGTTGTTGCCGCAGACGGCCACCGCAGGAACCTTAGCATTCCCATCCGCAGAGACACCCGTAATGACATTATCTTTGAAAAGCATCTTTTGCCCCTCATCTATGGCGGCCCAGACAGCACGCCCCCAACTGTCTCGTCCCTCTACGGAGCGGACGGCGCCCAAACAGACAAACCTGTTGTTCTCTATAAGAATATTATCTGCTCCCCAGTGAGTTCTATACGCTGCGGCGGCACTCGTTCCCTTGTACTCCGAGCTAAGTCTCGTCGTCATCACCTCGACATCGTTGCTCCGGACAATACCATTGGCAGTATTAGAAACCACACCTATGCCTATCGGGTGCATACCCACCCCTCTGATGACGTTGCCTTCGCAGAGCCAGTAGTCGTTCTCCCAATCTCCCTGGCCATAGTAACATACTCCGAAAGAGTTGGTTGCGACGCTGTCGATATTGATGATGTTATTCTGACAAACGGTCTTATCGTTTCCGGGAGAGATCCCCCCCTGTCTGACGCGTTCCAGGAAATTGTTGTACACTTCCATGTTGGAGCCCCGCTCAACGCCGATGGCTGAGAAGCCATGCTTGCGGTCGAGCACGACAGTACCCTTGTCACGAACCACGTTGTGGTGGATGCTCCCGCTCCCCCAAGGCATCACAATGGCTACCGTTTGCGCCGAATGATATTCCAGGGTCAGACCTGCCAACTCGATGTCGGCGATGCCGCGAGAGAGGTTTATGGGGCTGCTCCCTTTGAATTGTTTGTCTCCCTTCGAGACATTTTGGGATTGTACGATGCGGCCATTGATTACCGCGTTGTCGCTCCTATGATACCCCTCGCTCGTTACGCCGTGGCTCTTTCCTTTCGCGGCAGTGCCATACTCGACAGTATGACCATTCAAATCCAGAGTGATGTGTGCCCCCTTGAAAACAAACGCTGTGCCCTCGGAGGAGACGTCGTTTTGCAGAACGTATCGGGTACCAGGCTTGTCTAGGTCCATCGGACCGGATATAGGCTCCACCTGCTTTCTATCAAATTTATGATAGGTCACATCATCAAGACCCAGCTTTTCCCGGGCATGGGCATAATCGATAAAATCGACTTGGGCCAAAGCAATCTGCGGCGCAAAGCCCAAGATAAGGGTCAACGACAGAATCGAAGGGAATAGAATTCTTCTGAACACAATTAACGCCTCCTTAGATAATACAATCCCCAGCCTCTCTCCGGGAGGTTACCCCATTTCATTCGCACAGTGCTCCACTCCGGGAGTATCCCGGGTGCGGCCAACCTCCTGACAAGCGTTAAAACGCCTTCCCGTTCCAGTACATGCCTAGGCTAAAAGGGCTGATCTTCCAACTTAGATATGCAAAACCTATATTTGCCAGAGCTTTCCGACTGGATGCTGTCCACGTACTCTATTTCATGCCTCATCTGCTCGCCAAAACGCTGGTTTACCAATCGGTTAAGGTTATCCACACTATCGGAGGTCCAGTCAGAGCCCTTCACGACACGAAGGACAATGAAGTCGATGGCCTCCTGGATTATCTGCAATTGTTTCACGCCCTTCGCCTGCATGGCAAAATTCTCGGTCAATGATATGCCGGAAATATATTCCCCGTCTGGCGTGCGTACATAATCCGCAATGCGCCCCTCCAACGATTCGATTAACGGATATGAACGGCCACAGGAGCAGGGCTCGGAACGGATTCTCGCGGCGTCGCCAACCTTGTACCGAATTATTGGCATACCGTAGTTGGATAAATCAGTAACGACGACGGCCCCAACCTCACCGGGAGCCACGGGGATGCCGTTGGGGTCGACGCACTCGAGAATGATGGTGTCCATGTTGATATGCAGCCCTTCATGCGCCTCACATTCACTGGCGATAAGACTTACTTCCTCACAGCCGTACCGGTTGAAAACCTTGGCCTTAAAGGCCTCCTCTACGAGAGAGCGCTCAAAATCATGGAGCACCATTGCTGTCGAAATGATCCCTTTGGGCTGGTAGCACTGCAAGCCGTTTTGCTTCACGAACTTGGCGAAAAGATACAATGAATGGGCGTGCCCGAATAGCTGGGTCGGCCTTTTCTTCAAAAGGGCCTCGTGAAATTCGAGCATGGCTGCATGGTCCATTTTAAGCGTATCCAGGTAGACCATCCTTCCGAGCAGAGCATTGCGCAACCAGAGACGCCAGTTGTCCTTATAGGTGGGGTTTCCCCAAATGGCACCGATGGCCTCTCCCTGACGCCAGCCACACCACATGTCGTGGCGCACCGCACAAGCCCGCTTCCACTGCTGGCTGTCTTCGTCGATATACAGGGACAAGGAAACCCCGGTGGAGCCGGAAGTTGTCTTGTTGCGCAACTTGCTCCGATCATGAATGCCGGAAATCATATTGTCGCCTTGATTGCGGATGGCATCCTTGGTCAGAACCGGCAACTTGGACAAATCAGCCACAGTGGTGACGTCTTGCGGGCGCACTCCAGCCTCATCCATCATCTCCTTGTAATACTTTGTATTGTCATATGCGTGAGCTATCAGGCGGGTAAGCCTTGAATCCTGCTCAGCTAGAACAGCCTTTAAATCACGGTATGGAGCGTCTACGAGCTTTTTCAGGTGCCGCAAGTAGGGGGAGGATTCTTTCGCCGCCCAAAGGGGGGCAATAATGCCTCGGCTCACATGGGAAAAAAAATCTCTATTATACTTGACGCAATCACTCATAACAACTCCAATTTATTCAAAAATCGCAAAACCAATTTCACCGGCAGACTCAAAAAATTGCCATTATAGCGGAGCCACGCCGTGCGTGCCCGATAACGCACTCTTAAATTCAATCTCCGATTCGGGAATACTAAATATTACACCCTCCCCACCGCCAGAGGCAACATGCTTCCGAATGGAATAAATAACCCCTTCAAGAAGGATGCGACTGATGGACTCAGCGCAACTCACCAAATCATAAACAAAATACTTCTCGCATTCGGAGCCAACTTTACACGCGGATAGACGGCTCACGCCATCTTCAATCAGCCAGCCGGAGTGAATGAGGCTTTCTCCGCTTGTAACGGTGACAAGAGTATCTCCCGCATCAAAATGATCCAATGCCATCTTCAGGTGAACGGACTCTCTTTCGATGTTGCGACAGTCATCCCCAAGCAGGTCGTCATATCGATTGAAAGTAACCATATGGACGCAGGCCTCTAATGCTGACTCCATGGCAACCTTCTGCGTTGCAACAAAATAGCTCCGCGCCGAGGCCGCCCCCGATTTCCACCTCGGCAAAGCCTTTTGCAAGACAAGGCCCACACCGACAATTGCCGCCATCTTACCGGCCAATTTTCTTGGAATAGAATCTTTCCCGACTAGCCATGGCTGATCCAGGCCTGCCCGCTTTATCATGGCCTTAAGCCTTTCCTTAGCTATAAACGCGAGATATACTCTCCTTGAGAAATACAGCTTGGCCTGCGATACGGATTGGACTCCATTACTGAACTTGCTCTTGTAGGCGTCTTTTCCCGGCGTTAAATCCAATTTTTCATAACCTGACTCAATCAGGTGCTCCATCAGCTTGAGCAAATAGATTTTTCCTGGCGAATTCCTTGATTCGGCTGGATCAAACGTTGGCAACGTAAGATAAAATGTCGAGTCATCATGAAAGCCATAATGAATCGCAACAGGGCGTCCCTCTACTTTCATGACAGATAGATGCGACAACTCGGAATTCTTGAATGCTTCTTTCAAAAAGACACTTCGCAACGGATCCTGTCTAAATGGGGCTTTGCGATACAAGGCAATTTTTCGAAATTCATATTGATTGGCCAACGCCCCAACCAGTTCATTAACTTCGTCGGGAGAAGTGACTCGATAAAAAGAAAACCCAGCCCGCTTCAAAAACCTGTTCAATTGGTTCTTGTTCGACTTATTCTTTCTCAGCTTCCGATAACGCGCGTCATCCAACAGCGAATAGATTGGAGACTCCTCGCTCTCTAGGGAGACAAAAATATCATGGGCTTTGAGCACGTCGGAATGTCTCCATCCCGTGCCGAGTCCCGGAGGAAGCCACCCCCAATCCCAACACCCTGTCCCGATCAATCTTTTCAACTCTGTCAGACTGTTTATTATGAATTCTTCCAAGAAATTATCCAATGCCAAAAAGCCATGATATTCAGCCAAGTTCAAACCGACATGGTACAGCTTTCCAGTTCCCCCCTGGCGGCATACAAACAGCAAACCTACGAGCTCGTCATTGTCCCCTCTTCCAACGAAAAGTATCGGATCAAAATGTCTCAAATAGACTTTGAACCACGAGATGACAAAATCAGGCTCTAGAAAGACGGTGACATAGCCGCATTGGTCGGCGAGAGACTGCCATTCCTCGACAAAACGTTTATCCAGAAGCAGGCGTAACGCCTCTGAGTTTTGAAAAACTGTTAGTTCCATTTCCCTCTCGCAAGCAACGCAATAACAATTAATTTGCATATAGCTGTCGGCTCATGACAACGAAAGCAAACGCCATGGTCTTAAACAGCTGACGGGCTCTCTATGCCCACGCAAGAAAAACTCTTCTCACAAGGGCATTTCACCCAAGGTAATCCAGCTCCCCGCCCCCCGCTCAACAGGTCTTCTCCCCGGGCTTAACCAAGTACTTCAACAGGGATATAACCTTATCCGGGAGTACCATGCGCAATGCAGCCTTCCACGACCTTGTGGAAATGGGGTACATTGCCAAAGAGGCAAGCATCAGACCGGCTGCTTTAGCGCTTTTTTGCCTGCTCTTCTGAAACATTGCGTATGTGCAGCAAGTCATCCCCCAGGCCTCCAGAATTGCGGGGACGGCCAGACCCCGACGTATTTTCTTGTCTCTTAAATGCCTCTTCATAATATTGAATGCGGATAAAATCCGCTTTTCTCTATTGTCGGACATATTACCATGCCCGACGCGGTAGTACGTCAAGCATTCATCCAGAAAATCGAATTCATATGCCTGTGCCATCCTAATCCAGAGATCATAGTCTATCCCCATAGACAGGGTCTCATCAAATCCACCGATTAACTCCAGGCTGGTTCTTCGCACCATCGAAGAAGAAAAACAGATGAAATTGTCTACATATATCCTGTTCAATATCCTCCCCCGGTACAACGGGGGATGGTTGTATTCCGAAATAGCTCCATCTGGGTCTAGCAAACGCCGCTTGCTATAGACAACCGCGACATCCGGATTGTCGAAAAGGGGTATCATTTTCTCAAGTTTTGTTGAATCCCACATGTCATCTGCATCGAGAAAGGCAATGACTTCACCTGAAGATTCTCTCACGCCTCTGTTCTTTGCGACGGTCTGCCCGGCGTTCTCCTGATAAACATACTTGACCCCATATCGATCGACATACGGCTTGATCAGTTCAGCGGAATTATCTTGAGATCCGTCGTCAATAACGACAATTTCAGTGTTGTCGTATGTTTGGCCAATAGCCGAATCCAATGCGCATTGAATGTACCTGCCGTAATTGTATGTCGTAATCACAATGGAACATTTCACGCCATTCCCTCTCCACATCTCATATCAGCCTCCGGTTAACAGTCCGGCAGTACGATCGCCCTATGCAGCAACAATGTATAGCTATGCTCTGCTCTCAGATAACGCCAGGTCGCGCCTGACGAGATTCAGCATGATCGCGGTGTATGCAATAATCCAATACCATGTATAGCGGTACAACATGTGTCCCGCGAACCCTTGGAACAACAACAGCACAAGGCAGATCATATTTGCCTTGGCGTACTCGAACAGCCCGCTTTTCTCATATTTGATCACTGCGATGTTCCTTTTGATGCAACCAACCACCAGTGCCCCGAAAAGGATAATGCCCAAAATGCCCAATTCTCCCATCACCTGGCCGTATAAATTGTGTGAACGCAACCCATACGGCCCCCCGACGAGAGCGCGGGCGGTTGCGAATCCTCCCACACCGTATCCGATTGGCCGCCTGCACATCAGCTCGAACCCATTGACTAATCCGAGAATCCTGCTTTCTGCCGAGACGGTTGCGCTTTCCACAGTCTTTTCGGACATGTAGTCGAGTTCAATCTCGTCCTTGGAATAAATCGTACTGAGTATGCGCTCCTTTTGTGGGCCGGGCGTGAATGTCCAAATCACGACGAAGGCCACTCCCAGCAGGACAAAGTTTCGAAAAGAGTGCTTGTTGGCAAGAATGTAGATGACGGCAAGAAACGCCAAGCTGGCGAACCCAGTTCTCGAACCGGTCAGCACAACACAGACAGCCGAAAGGACAAACAACCCCAGGAGAAGGGGCTTGACAATGCGCCGGAACGGGATGGCCGAATCCCTGAATAACGCATAAGCGTAGGGGATGGTCAGGCAGACCGTTGAAGCGAAAGAGTTCGGATTGTTATACGTCTGCCCGATACCCACCATACGCACAAGTCCCATCCGGTACACGTACCGACCATTGGTATATTCTATTAATGATTTTAACTCATAGACGAAAAATATCATGACGACGGCGGTCATGAAGCAGGCGAACTCCTCCCTGGTTTTGACCGTATTCACCATCAAAAAAGAAACGAGGCATATTTTGAAAAATTTATACGATATATCCTGCCATGCCGCGAAATCATATGCCCAAAGTCCACTTGCCAGGACCAGCCCTAGGAATCCGAGCAGCATCTTGCCGCCTGAAAAGGGCATAAACTTGCCCTTATGGGTAAGGGCAAAGCAGATCAACATGGCGATTGCCCAGGTCTTCTCCAGTTTTATCAACTCTAAAACCGGATATTCTTCTGGCAACCGACAAATATAAATAAACAAATATCCCAACAACATCCAGCGCACGATTTATTCTCTGCTAGTTTTCT encodes the following:
- a CDS encoding transporter substrate-binding domain-containing protein, which gives rise to MLRSLFLILLMTLVAAPAPARGQDRLVGRETCVFGMPYLGHAVMPGRTGLLTDILKEVFEGAHVDLDHRPMPYARALEAVKSGGVDCALDVRADGGGALPARVPLISYDLAAAYRRCTPFKDATSLAGQKVAYLNGFGLVRFLPVEVDPLLVYDLSSAYHLLDRGEVAFILGDSLLLKRAMDDSRLPIAPFVISPIRSLTVRPVFSPDKRGRRLRDLYDRRMRELLASGALLELLRQKGYDEAAIAKVVKVNRELLPK
- a CDS encoding carboxypeptidase-like regulatory domain-containing protein, which produces MFRRILFPSILSLTLILGFAPQIALAQVDFIDYAHAREKLGLDDVTYHKFDRKQVEPISGPMDLDKPGTRYVLQNDVSSEGTAFVFKGAHITLDLNGHTVEYGTAAKGKSHGVTSEGYHRSDNAVINGRIVQSQNVSKGDKQFKGSSPINLSRGIADIELAGLTLEYHSAQTVAIVMPWGSGSIHHNVVRDKGTVVLDRKHGFSAIGVERGSNMEVYNNFLERVRQGGISPGNDKTVCQNNIINIDSVATNSFGVCYYGQGDWENDYWLCEGNVIRGVGMHPIGIGVVSNTANGIVRSNDVEVMTTRLSSEYKGTSAAAAYRTHWGADNILIENNRFVCLGAVRSVEGRDSWGRAVWAAIDEGQKMLFKDNVITGVSADGNAKVPAVAVCGNNKSSGLRFEHNTMSSSWANVLLADSYGSSEGYPEFSGNEFIRLKEFPGYRTIRSDAKYFVATGVFTDNVMKDGASRESINMQLDGGKLRDVRFMTTHIVHAVSNGAPLAHASVTIKNLSGEIAATGETNDDGTFKAALLDYGVTNAKHAPLGKMLGQGRYTASPYGITVMSGGMQGEGSFAQDSPYSVTVEVK
- a CDS encoding phenylacetate--CoA ligase family protein; this translates as MSDCVKYNRDFFSHVSRGIIAPLWAAKESSPYLRHLKKLVDAPYRDLKAVLAEQDSRLTRLIAHAYDNTKYYKEMMDEAGVRPQDVTTVADLSKLPVLTKDAIRNQGDNMISGIHDRSKLRNKTTSGSTGVSLSLYIDEDSQQWKRACAVRHDMWCGWRQGEAIGAIWGNPTYKDNWRLWLRNALLGRMVYLDTLKMDHAAMLEFHEALLKKRPTQLFGHAHSLYLFAKFVKQNGLQCYQPKGIISTAMVLHDFERSLVEEAFKAKVFNRYGCEEVSLIASECEAHEGLHINMDTIILECVDPNGIPVAPGEVGAVVVTDLSNYGMPIIRYKVGDAARIRSEPCSCGRSYPLIESLEGRIADYVRTPDGEYISGISLTENFAMQAKGVKQLQIIQEAIDFIVLRVVKGSDWTSDSVDNLNRLVNQRFGEQMRHEIEYVDSIQSESSGKYRFCISKLEDQPF
- a CDS encoding GNAT family N-acetyltransferase; translation: MELTVFQNSEALRLLLDKRFVEEWQSLADQCGYVTVFLEPDFVISWFKVYLRHFDPILFVGRGDNDELVGLLFVCRQGGTGKLYHVGLNLAEYHGFLALDNFLEEFIINSLTELKRLIGTGCWDWGWLPPGLGTGWRHSDVLKAHDIFVSLESEESPIYSLLDDARYRKLRKNKSNKNQLNRFLKRAGFSFYRVTSPDEVNELVGALANQYEFRKIALYRKAPFRQDPLRSVFLKEAFKNSELSHLSVMKVEGRPVAIHYGFHDDSTFYLTLPTFDPAESRNSPGKIYLLKLMEHLIESGYEKLDLTPGKDAYKSKFSNGVQSVSQAKLYFSRRVYLAFIAKERLKAMIKRAGLDQPWLVGKDSIPRKLAGKMAAIVGVGLVLQKALPRWKSGAASARSYFVATQKVAMESALEACVHMVTFNRYDDLLGDDCRNIERESVHLKMALDHFDAGDTLVTVTSGESLIHSGWLIEDGVSRLSACKVGSECEKYFVYDLVSCAESISRILLEGVIYSIRKHVASGGGEGVIFSIPESEIEFKSALSGTHGVAPL
- a CDS encoding glycosyltransferase family 2 protein, giving the protein MKCSIVITTYNYGRYIQCALDSAIGQTYDNTEIVVIDDGSQDNSAELIKPYVDRYGVKYVYQENAGQTVAKNRGVRESSGEVIAFLDADDMWDSTKLEKMIPLFDNPDVAVVYSKRRLLDPDGAISEYNHPPLYRGRILNRIYVDNFICFSSSMVRRTSLELIGGFDETLSMGIDYDLWIRMAQAYEFDFLDECLTYYRVGHGNMSDNREKRILSAFNIMKRHLRDKKIRRGLAVPAILEAWGMTCCTYAMFQKSRQKSAKAAGLMLASLAMYPISTRSWKAALRMVLPDKVISLLKYLVKPGEKTC
- a CDS encoding O-antigen ligase family protein — its product is MLLGYLFIYICRLPEEYPVLELIKLEKTWAIAMLICFALTHKGKFMPFSGGKMLLGFLGLVLASGLWAYDFAAWQDISYKFFKICLVSFLMVNTVKTREEFACFMTAVVMIFFVYELKSLIEYTNGRYVYRMGLVRMVGIGQTYNNPNSFASTVCLTIPYAYALFRDSAIPFRRIVKPLLLGLFVLSAVCVVLTGSRTGFASLAFLAVIYILANKHSFRNFVLLGVAFVVIWTFTPGPQKERILSTIYSKDEIELDYMSEKTVESATVSAESRILGLVNGFELMCRRPIGYGVGGFATARALVGGPYGLRSHNLYGQVMGELGILGIILFGALVVGCIKRNIAVIKYEKSGLFEYAKANMICLVLLLFQGFAGHMLYRYTWYWIIAYTAIMLNLVRRDLALSESRA